From Microbacterium sp. YJN-G, a single genomic window includes:
- the gcvP gene encoding aminomethyl-transferring glycine dehydrogenase, which yields MRVTSFSGRHIGVTAEARQHMLAALGIDADAPLNLEHEEPIEALMRQAVPASIYTSAGEDSVIPVAASEAEALAELRALAARNTVNRAMIGLGYHGTLTPSVIQRNVLENPSWYTAYTPYQPEISQGRLEALINFQTMVSDLTGLSTANASMLDESTAVAEGMLLARRASKAASNVFVVDADALPQTKALLRTRADAVGIEIDERDLAGGAELPDDLFGVFVQYPGASGRVWDPSAVIDAAHVAKGIAVVAADLLGLTLLRSPGSLGADVAVGTTQRFGVPMAFGGPHAGYMAVRAGLERQLPGRLVGVSVDASGYPAYRLSLQTREQHIRREKATSNICTAQVLLAVMASMYAVYHGPDGLRAIAADVAAKAALLRDWVAEAGAEVVHDAFFDTVNVRVAGRAEAIVRRAHDEDGILLRLVDADTVGVSVDETTTFTDLHRIAVLFGGKQERVFGFFGAGSAGALPEALLREDEYLTHPVFHVHRSETAMMRYLKQLADRDYALDRGMIPLGSCTMKLNAATEMAAITWPEFAQLHPFAPVEDVEGSLAMIDQLEAWLAEVTGYDAVSLQPNAGSQGELAGLLAIRGYHHAAGDTHRDVCLIPSSAHGTNAASAVLAGMKVVVVATDEFGNVDLGDLRAKIATHAENLAALMITYPSTHGVYEEQVTDITAAVHEAGGQVYVDGANLNALLGYARFGDLGGDVSHLNLHKTFAIPHGGGGPGIGPVAAKAHLAPHLPGHPQAQKSAHACGHVFEGGPVSGAPYGSAGVLPISWAYVRMMGADGLREATAAAVLSANYIAARLADHYPVLYTGEQGRVAHECILDLRPLKEATGITVDDVAKRLIDFGFHAPTMSFPVAGTLMVEPTESEDIGEIDRFIEAMILIKAEADAVAAGRWPADDNPLVNAPHTAASLIAGEWTHAYTREEAAYPVRSLVATKYWPPVRRIDQAYGDRNLVCACPPVEAFA from the coding sequence ATGAGAGTGACCTCATTCTCCGGCCGCCACATCGGGGTCACCGCTGAGGCGCGGCAGCACATGCTCGCCGCCCTCGGGATCGACGCCGACGCCCCCCTCAACCTCGAGCACGAGGAGCCGATCGAGGCGCTGATGCGCCAGGCCGTGCCCGCCTCGATCTACACCTCGGCCGGTGAGGACTCGGTCATCCCGGTGGCCGCCTCCGAGGCCGAGGCGCTGGCCGAGCTGCGCGCGCTGGCCGCACGCAACACCGTCAACCGCGCGATGATCGGCCTGGGCTACCACGGCACGCTCACGCCGTCGGTGATCCAGCGCAACGTACTCGAGAACCCGTCGTGGTACACCGCGTACACGCCGTACCAGCCCGAGATCTCGCAGGGCCGCCTCGAGGCGCTGATCAACTTCCAGACCATGGTCTCCGACCTCACCGGCCTGTCGACCGCCAACGCGTCGATGCTCGACGAGTCGACCGCGGTCGCCGAGGGCATGCTGCTGGCCCGCCGCGCTTCGAAGGCCGCATCGAACGTCTTCGTCGTCGACGCCGACGCGCTGCCGCAGACCAAGGCGCTGCTGCGCACCCGTGCCGACGCCGTCGGCATCGAGATCGACGAGCGCGACCTCGCAGGCGGCGCCGAGCTGCCCGACGACCTCTTCGGCGTCTTCGTGCAGTACCCCGGTGCATCCGGCCGCGTCTGGGACCCGTCCGCGGTGATCGACGCCGCGCACGTGGCCAAGGGCATCGCGGTCGTCGCCGCCGACCTGCTCGGCCTCACCCTGCTGCGCTCGCCCGGTTCGCTCGGCGCCGACGTGGCGGTGGGCACCACCCAGCGCTTCGGTGTGCCGATGGCGTTCGGCGGCCCGCACGCCGGCTACATGGCCGTCCGCGCCGGGCTCGAGCGTCAGCTGCCCGGCCGTCTCGTCGGCGTCTCTGTCGACGCGAGCGGATACCCGGCGTACCGGCTCTCGCTGCAGACCCGCGAGCAGCACATCCGCCGCGAGAAGGCGACCTCGAACATCTGCACCGCCCAGGTGCTGCTGGCCGTGATGGCATCCATGTACGCCGTCTACCACGGTCCCGACGGGCTGCGAGCCATCGCCGCCGACGTCGCCGCCAAGGCGGCGCTGCTGCGCGACTGGGTCGCCGAGGCGGGCGCCGAGGTCGTGCACGACGCGTTCTTCGACACGGTGAACGTGCGCGTCGCGGGTCGCGCGGAGGCCATCGTCCGCCGGGCGCACGACGAGGACGGCATCCTGCTGCGCCTCGTGGATGCCGACACCGTGGGCGTCTCGGTCGACGAGACCACCACGTTCACCGACCTGCACCGCATCGCGGTGCTCTTCGGCGGCAAGCAGGAGCGGGTGTTCGGATTCTTCGGCGCCGGCTCGGCCGGCGCCCTGCCCGAGGCGCTGCTGCGCGAGGACGAGTACCTCACTCACCCGGTCTTCCACGTGCACCGCTCCGAGACGGCCATGATGCGCTACCTCAAGCAGCTCGCCGACCGCGACTACGCGCTCGACCGCGGCATGATTCCGCTGGGCTCGTGCACCATGAAGCTCAACGCGGCCACCGAGATGGCGGCGATCACCTGGCCGGAGTTCGCGCAGCTGCATCCCTTCGCCCCGGTCGAGGACGTCGAGGGATCGCTCGCGATGATCGACCAGCTCGAGGCGTGGCTGGCCGAGGTCACCGGGTACGACGCGGTGTCGCTGCAGCCGAACGCCGGCTCGCAGGGCGAGCTGGCGGGCCTGCTCGCCATCCGCGGATACCACCACGCGGCAGGCGACACGCACCGTGACGTGTGCCTGATCCCGTCGTCCGCACACGGCACCAACGCGGCCTCTGCGGTGCTGGCGGGCATGAAGGTCGTCGTCGTGGCCACCGACGAGTTCGGCAACGTCGACCTCGGCGACCTGCGCGCCAAGATCGCCACGCACGCCGAGAACCTCGCCGCGCTGATGATCACCTACCCGTCCACGCACGGCGTGTACGAGGAGCAGGTGACCGACATCACCGCGGCGGTGCACGAGGCCGGCGGTCAGGTGTACGTCGACGGCGCGAACCTCAACGCGCTGCTGGGCTACGCCCGGTTCGGCGACCTGGGCGGCGACGTCTCGCACCTGAACCTGCACAAGACCTTCGCGATCCCGCACGGCGGCGGCGGACCCGGCATCGGCCCGGTGGCGGCCAAGGCGCACCTCGCACCGCACCTGCCCGGTCACCCGCAGGCGCAGAAGTCCGCGCACGCGTGCGGCCACGTGTTCGAGGGCGGCCCTGTCTCCGGAGCGCCGTACGGCTCGGCCGGCGTGCTACCGATCTCGTGGGCGTACGTGCGGATGATGGGTGCCGACGGACTGCGCGAGGCGACCGCCGCGGCCGTGCTGTCGGCGAACTACATCGCCGCGCGCCTGGCCGACCACTACCCGGTGCTGTACACCGGCGAGCAGGGCCGGGTCGCGCACGAGTGCATCCTCGACCTCCGCCCGCTCAAGGAGGCTACCGGCATCACCGTCGACGACGTCGCCAAGCGGCTCATCGACTTCGGGTTCCACGCGCCGACCATGTCGTTCCCCGTCGCGGGCACGCTCATGGTCGAGCCGACCGAGTCGGAGGACATCGGCGAGATCGATCGCTTCATCGAGGCGATGATCCTCATCAAGGCCGAGGCGGATGCCGTCGCCGCCGGCCGCTGGCCCGCGGACGACAACCCGCTGGTGAACGCGCCGCACACCGCCGCATCGCTCATCGCGGGGGAGTGGACGCATGCGTACACCCGCGAGGAGGCCGCCTACCCGGTGCGCTCGCTGGTCGCGACGAAGTACTGGCCGCCGGTGCGCCGCATCGACCAGGCCTACGGCGACCGCAACCTGGTGTGCGCCTGCCCGCCTGTGGAGGCCTTCGCCTGA
- a CDS encoding ABC transporter permease — MAFYILRRILQAIPVFFGATLLIYFMVFAMPGDPIAALFGDRQPNPALLERLRAEYHLDEPFVVQYFYYIAGIFRLDFGTSFSGQAVSDILARTFPVTLRLAVMSVGIAFVLSIVIGLFSALGKGGIFDNSMLVLALVFIAVPIFVLAFLAQYFLGVQWGWFRPTVGGKNDWNDLWLPAWVLGFSVYATSMRLTRASTIETLGQDWVRTAYSKGLSRSRVIPVHVLRNSLIPMVTDLGTVFGVLMVGATVTEGIFNVPGVGNTLYQAIIRGENPTVVSFVTVFVVLYVLINIVVDLIYGLLDPRIRYVTT, encoded by the coding sequence GTGGCCTTTTACATCCTCAGACGGATCCTGCAGGCGATTCCGGTGTTCTTCGGCGCCACCCTGCTGATCTACTTCATGGTCTTCGCGATGCCGGGCGACCCCATCGCGGCCCTGTTCGGCGATCGACAGCCGAACCCCGCGCTGCTCGAGCGGCTGCGCGCCGAGTACCACCTCGACGAGCCGTTCGTCGTGCAGTACTTCTACTACATCGCCGGCATCTTCCGGCTCGACTTCGGTACGAGCTTCTCGGGACAGGCCGTGAGCGACATCCTCGCGCGGACGTTCCCGGTGACGCTGCGCCTGGCCGTCATGTCGGTCGGCATCGCCTTCGTGCTGTCCATCGTCATCGGGCTGTTCTCGGCGCTCGGCAAGGGCGGCATCTTCGACAACTCGATGCTCGTGCTCGCTCTGGTCTTCATCGCCGTGCCCATCTTCGTGCTCGCGTTCCTCGCGCAGTACTTCCTCGGGGTGCAATGGGGGTGGTTCCGGCCCACGGTCGGAGGCAAGAACGACTGGAACGACCTCTGGCTTCCGGCCTGGGTGCTCGGATTCAGCGTGTACGCCACCAGCATGCGGCTCACCCGCGCCTCGACGATCGAGACGCTCGGCCAGGACTGGGTGCGCACCGCCTACAGCAAGGGCCTGTCGCGCAGCCGCGTCATCCCCGTGCACGTGCTGCGCAACTCGCTCATCCCGATGGTCACCGACCTCGGCACCGTGTTCGGCGTACTCATGGTCGGCGCGACCGTGACCGAGGGCATCTTCAACGTGCCCGGCGTCGGCAACACGCTCTATCAGGCGATCATCCGCGGTGAGAACCCGACGGTGGTGTCGTTCGTGACCGTGTTCGTCGTGCTGTACGTGCTCATCAACATCGTCGTGGACCTGATCTACGGCCTGCTCGACCCGAGGATCCGCTATGTCACGACCTGA
- the nadA gene encoding quinolinate synthase NadA: protein MSPTPLLDPSVDHALQAIVSGASTESTCTTDLAAGPWDFDSRPGYGPGSSMGDVIPTGAPRQGELPAEYREAGEDELHDRIRAAKQALGDRVVVLGHFYQREEVVRHADYVGDSFQLANAALEHPDAEAIVFCGVHFMAETADLLSGAEQSVILPNLAAGCSMADMADIDQVEDCWEQLAEVLGPLDEPDADGLLPVIPVTYMNSSAAIKGFVGRHGGIVCTSSNAVTVLEWAFARGRRVLFFPDQHLGRNTAKAMGVPLERMPMWNPRRPLGGSSADELAQSQVILWHGFCSVHRRFSVDQIDQARAEHPGVRVIVHPECPMEVVDAADEAGSTDYIRRAIAGAIEPTTFAIGTEVNLVRRLAAQHPQHEIFCLDPVVCPCSTMYRIHPGYLAWVLEELVAGHVQNRIQVAGDVAAPARLALDRMLAAKPR from the coding sequence ATGTCCCCCACCCCTCTGCTCGATCCCTCCGTCGATCACGCCCTGCAGGCGATCGTCAGCGGCGCCTCGACGGAATCGACCTGCACCACCGACCTCGCCGCCGGCCCCTGGGACTTCGACAGCCGTCCGGGATACGGCCCGGGGTCGTCGATGGGCGACGTCATCCCCACCGGCGCACCGCGCCAGGGCGAGCTGCCCGCCGAGTACCGCGAGGCCGGCGAGGACGAGCTGCACGACCGCATCCGCGCCGCCAAGCAGGCCCTCGGCGACCGGGTCGTCGTGCTCGGCCACTTCTATCAGCGTGAAGAGGTCGTCCGGCACGCCGACTACGTGGGCGACTCCTTCCAGCTCGCGAACGCTGCACTCGAGCATCCCGACGCCGAGGCGATCGTGTTCTGCGGCGTGCACTTCATGGCCGAGACCGCCGATCTGCTCTCGGGCGCCGAGCAGTCGGTGATCCTGCCCAACCTGGCTGCGGGCTGCTCGATGGCCGACATGGCCGACATCGACCAGGTCGAGGACTGCTGGGAGCAGCTCGCCGAGGTGCTCGGCCCGCTCGATGAGCCGGATGCCGACGGGCTGCTGCCCGTCATCCCGGTCACGTACATGAACTCCTCCGCGGCGATCAAGGGATTCGTCGGACGGCACGGCGGAATCGTCTGCACCTCGTCGAACGCCGTGACCGTGCTGGAGTGGGCGTTCGCGCGCGGCCGCCGCGTGCTGTTCTTCCCCGACCAGCACCTGGGCCGCAACACCGCCAAGGCGATGGGCGTGCCGCTGGAGCGGATGCCGATGTGGAACCCGCGCCGGCCGCTGGGCGGTTCGAGCGCCGACGAGCTGGCGCAGAGCCAGGTCATCCTGTGGCACGGCTTCTGCTCGGTGCACCGCAGGTTCAGCGTCGACCAGATCGACCAGGCGCGCGCCGAGCACCCCGGGGTGCGCGTGATCGTGCACCCCGAATGCCCGATGGAGGTCGTCGACGCCGCCGACGAGGCCGGGTCGACCGACTACATCCGCCGGGCCATCGCCGGTGCGATCGAGCCGACCACGTTCGCGATCGGCACGGAGGTGAACCTCGTGCGCCGCCTGGCCGCACAGCATCCGCAGCACGAGATCTTCTGCCTCGACCCGGTCGTCTGCCCGTGCTCGACCATGTACCGCATCCACCCCGGCTACCTCGCGTGGGTGCTCGAAGAGCTCGTCGCCGGACACGTGCAGAACCGCATCCAGGTCGCCGGCGACGTCGCCGCCCCGGCGCGCCTCGCCCTCGACCGGATGCTGGCGGCGAAGCCGCGATGA
- the gcvT gene encoding glycine cleavage system aminomethyltransferase GcvT, with the protein MTEARFTPLRARHEALGASFTDFGGWQMPVRYTSDLAEHHAVRQAAGVFDISHMAEFTVRGAGAAAYLDYALAGRLSAMSVGKAKYSLLLAEDGGIIDDVIVYRLADDDFLIISNAGNRDAVAEALQARTAGQDAEVVDVSDDYALIAVQGPAAEAILAEVDGIADVSIPWPEQKYYSWARATFEGTPLLLARTGYTGEDGFELLVPGAEAEALWDAVLAAGEKYGLVPAGLAARDTLRLEAGMPLYGHELSRETKPAQAGLGRVVVADKERFVGKDAVAPADDARVLVGLTAEGRRAGRAGYAVVDENGTVIGEITSGALSPTLGHPIAMAFVDPSSREEGTAVFLDVRGTRIPATVTALPFYRRKK; encoded by the coding sequence ATGACAGAGGCTCGTTTCACTCCGCTGCGCGCGCGACATGAGGCGCTCGGCGCATCCTTCACCGACTTCGGCGGCTGGCAGATGCCGGTGCGCTACACGTCCGACCTCGCCGAGCACCACGCCGTGCGCCAGGCCGCCGGCGTCTTCGACATCTCGCACATGGCCGAGTTCACCGTCCGCGGTGCGGGCGCCGCGGCTTACCTCGACTACGCACTGGCCGGCCGCCTGTCGGCGATGAGCGTCGGCAAGGCGAAGTACTCGCTGCTGCTCGCCGAGGACGGTGGCATCATCGACGACGTCATCGTCTACCGGCTCGCCGACGACGACTTCCTGATCATCTCGAACGCGGGCAACCGCGACGCCGTCGCCGAGGCGCTGCAGGCGCGCACCGCCGGTCAGGATGCCGAGGTCGTCGACGTCTCCGACGACTACGCGCTGATCGCCGTGCAGGGCCCTGCGGCCGAGGCGATCCTCGCCGAGGTCGACGGGATCGCGGACGTCTCGATCCCGTGGCCGGAGCAGAAGTACTACTCCTGGGCGCGCGCGACGTTCGAGGGCACGCCGCTGCTGCTGGCGCGCACCGGCTACACCGGTGAGGACGGCTTCGAGCTGCTCGTGCCCGGCGCCGAAGCCGAGGCGTTGTGGGATGCCGTGCTCGCCGCCGGTGAGAAGTACGGGCTCGTCCCCGCCGGCCTCGCCGCCCGCGACACGCTGCGCCTCGAAGCCGGGATGCCGCTGTACGGTCACGAGCTCAGTCGCGAGACCAAGCCCGCACAGGCAGGACTCGGACGGGTCGTCGTCGCCGACAAGGAGCGCTTCGTCGGCAAGGACGCCGTCGCGCCCGCGGACGACGCCCGCGTGCTCGTCGGCCTCACCGCCGAGGGCCGCCGCGCCGGTCGCGCCGGCTACGCCGTGGTCGATGAGAACGGCACGGTGATCGGGGAGATCACCAGCGGCGCCCTGAGCCCGACGCTCGGCCACCCCATCGCGATGGCGTTCGTCGACCCGTCTTCCCGTGAAGAGGGGACCGCAGTATTCCTTGATGTGCGCGGGACCAGGATCCCCGCCACCGTGACCGCCCTGCCTTTCTACCGGAGGAAGAAATGA
- a CDS encoding NUDIX hydrolase, producing MNGTTGEHDAIRVAVSTVIFSLRTAADGDRLMLPLVRRTREPHRGQWALPGGWLDPAEDLDAAASRTLAETTALKPSYLEQLYTFGEVDRSPSRAISIVYWALLRSDLVDAQRSAAGAPENVEWFDADALPDLAFDHNRIAGYALDRLRNKVAYSRIAAGLLPDEFTLTELREVYEAVLGRRLDPSNFRRLLEGSDELVPTESFRTGKHRPARLYRYNADA from the coding sequence GTGAATGGCACGACAGGCGAGCACGACGCGATCCGCGTCGCGGTGTCGACCGTGATCTTCTCCCTGCGCACGGCCGCCGACGGCGACCGTCTCATGCTGCCCCTCGTGCGCCGCACCCGCGAGCCGCACCGGGGACAGTGGGCGCTGCCCGGCGGGTGGCTGGATCCGGCGGAAGACCTGGATGCCGCGGCATCCCGCACCCTCGCCGAGACCACCGCGCTCAAGCCCAGCTATCTCGAGCAGCTGTACACCTTCGGGGAGGTCGACCGCTCGCCCAGCCGGGCCATCTCGATCGTGTACTGGGCGCTGCTGCGCTCGGACCTCGTCGACGCCCAGCGCTCGGCCGCCGGCGCCCCCGAGAACGTCGAATGGTTCGACGCGGATGCCCTGCCCGACCTGGCGTTCGACCACAACCGGATCGCCGGGTACGCCCTGGACCGGCTGCGCAACAAGGTGGCGTACAGCCGCATCGCCGCTGGCCTTCTGCCCGACGAGTTCACCCTCACCGAACTGCGCGAGGTCTACGAGGCGGTGCTCGGGCGGCGCCTGGACCCGTCGAACTTCCGCCGCCTGCTGGAGGGCTCAGACGAGCTCGTGCCGACCGAGTCGTTCCGCACCGGCAAGCATCGCCCGGCCCGGCTGTACCGCTACAACGCCGACGCCTGA
- a CDS encoding ABC transporter permease, whose protein sequence is MSRPDRNVEHFVAPVDTTSVPVDVVRIEAKRSNLWLDAWRDLRSRPLFWISTAFVLLVLIVALVPGLFTQVAPNSGCQLADSNGGPESGHPLGFTRQGCDVYSRIIWGTRTSIIVGVLATLISTIIGIVMGAFAGYYGGWLDSVLSRVGDIFFTIPYIIAGIVVMSVLPERNELVLAFAIGGFAWASTARIMRAEVLRVKQSDFVMGAEAVGMSRFKTLLVHVMPNAMAPVIVVATLALAGAIVAEATLSFLGVGLGSGTMSWGLDISQAQTNIRTAPMALFWPSLALTITVLAFVTLGELLRDAVDPKARAQR, encoded by the coding sequence ATGTCACGACCTGACCGCAACGTGGAGCACTTCGTCGCTCCCGTCGACACCACATCGGTGCCGGTCGACGTGGTGCGCATCGAAGCCAAGCGCAGCAATCTGTGGCTGGACGCCTGGCGCGATCTGCGCAGTCGCCCGCTGTTCTGGATCTCGACGGCCTTCGTGCTGCTGGTGCTCATCGTCGCCCTCGTGCCCGGGCTGTTCACCCAGGTCGCACCCAACAGCGGGTGCCAGCTGGCCGACAGCAACGGCGGGCCCGAGTCGGGCCACCCGCTCGGGTTCACCCGGCAGGGCTGCGACGTGTACTCCCGCATCATCTGGGGCACCCGCACCTCGATCATCGTGGGCGTGCTGGCCACGCTGATCAGCACCATCATCGGCATCGTGATGGGTGCCTTCGCCGGCTACTACGGCGGATGGCTCGACTCCGTGCTCTCGCGCGTCGGAGACATCTTCTTCACGATCCCCTACATCATCGCGGGCATCGTCGTGATGTCGGTGCTGCCCGAGCGCAACGAGCTGGTGCTCGCCTTTGCGATCGGCGGGTTCGCGTGGGCATCGACAGCGCGCATCATGCGCGCCGAAGTGCTGCGCGTGAAGCAGTCCGACTTCGTCATGGGTGCAGAGGCCGTGGGCATGTCGCGCTTCAAGACGCTGCTCGTGCACGTGATGCCCAACGCCATGGCACCGGTCATCGTCGTCGCCACGCTGGCTCTCGCCGGTGCGATCGTCGCCGAGGCGACGCTGTCGTTCCTCGGCGTCGGCCTGGGCAGCGGCACCATGTCGTGGGGCCTGGACATCAGCCAGGCGCAGACCAACATCCGCACCGCGCCGATGGCGCTGTTCTGGCCGTCGCTGGCTCTGACCATCACCGTGCTGGCTTTCGTCACGCTCGGAGAGCTGCTGCGCGACGCCGTCGACCCGAAGGCGAGGGCACAGCGATGA
- the gcvH gene encoding glycine cleavage system protein GcvH, which produces MTDLNALKYSEEHEWVALDPSAGSGTQIATIGITDFAADALGDIVFVELPAVGTELSRGDVFGEAESTKSVSELYAPVSGTVTEINEAVVDDPALVNSSPFEGAWLIKVEVADGATDGLLDRDGYVAITGA; this is translated from the coding sequence ATGACCGATCTGAACGCACTCAAGTACAGCGAAGAGCACGAGTGGGTCGCGCTCGACCCTTCGGCGGGCTCGGGGACCCAGATCGCGACGATCGGCATCACCGACTTCGCCGCCGACGCCCTCGGTGACATCGTCTTCGTCGAGCTGCCCGCGGTGGGCACCGAGCTGAGCCGCGGCGACGTGTTCGGCGAGGCCGAGTCGACCAAGTCGGTCTCGGAGCTGTACGCCCCCGTCTCGGGCACCGTCACCGAGATCAACGAGGCCGTCGTCGACGACCCGGCGCTGGTGAACTCCTCGCCGTTCGAGGGCGCCTGGCTGATCAAGGTCGAGGTCGCCGACGGCGCCACCGACGGCCTGCTCGACCGCGACGGCTATGTCGCGATCACGGGGGCATGA
- a CDS encoding peptide ABC transporter substrate-binding protein: protein MKHNKKTLAGLSLLAASAMALAGCSGGGENPDTGDDNNSGADASAIISVNGSEPQNPLIPTNTNETGGGKILDAMFAGLIGYAADGSVYNDVAEEITVDDPQNLTVKIREGLTFTDGEEVTADNFIKAWNYGALASNEQLSSYFFEDIEGFSYDADSELTGLKQVDDYTFTITLNKPASDFAQRLGYSAYFPLPDVAFEDIEAFGENPIGNGPYMLDGEGAWKHDVGINLVVNPDYDGPRTPANGGLNIVFYASQDSAYNDLLGGQLDVLDAIPDSAFATFESDLGDRAVNQPAAIFQSFTIPERLEHFSGEEGNLRRQALSMAINRQEITDVIFQGTRTPASDFTSPVIDGWSDSLKGSEVLDFNAEKAKELWAEADAISPWSGTFQIGYNADGGHQAWVDATVNSIKNTLGIDASGAPYPTFAELRGKVTDRTIQTAFRTGWQADYPGLYNFLGPLYATNAGSNDGDYSNPEFDKLIAEGISETDPEAANALFQQAQEVLLQDLPVIPLWYSNVVGGYGESVSNVEFGWNSVPLFHQIEKTAE, encoded by the coding sequence GTGAAGCACAACAAGAAGACACTCGCGGGCCTCTCGCTGCTCGCGGCGAGTGCCATGGCGCTCGCCGGCTGCTCGGGAGGCGGGGAGAACCCCGACACCGGAGACGACAACAACAGCGGTGCCGATGCCAGCGCGATCATCTCGGTCAACGGCTCCGAGCCGCAGAACCCGCTGATCCCGACGAACACGAACGAGACGGGCGGCGGCAAGATCCTCGACGCCATGTTCGCCGGTCTCATCGGCTACGCCGCCGACGGCTCCGTCTACAACGACGTCGCCGAGGAGATCACGGTCGATGACCCGCAGAACCTGACGGTGAAGATCCGTGAGGGTCTGACCTTCACGGACGGTGAAGAGGTCACCGCCGACAACTTCATCAAGGCGTGGAACTACGGCGCGCTCGCCTCGAACGAGCAGCTGTCGAGCTACTTCTTCGAGGACATCGAGGGCTTCAGCTACGACGCCGACTCCGAGCTGACGGGTCTGAAGCAGGTCGATGACTACACCTTCACCATCACGCTGAACAAGCCGGCCTCCGACTTCGCACAGCGCCTGGGCTACTCGGCCTACTTCCCGCTGCCCGACGTGGCGTTCGAGGACATCGAGGCCTTCGGTGAGAACCCGATCGGCAACGGCCCGTACATGCTCGACGGCGAAGGCGCGTGGAAGCACGACGTGGGCATCAACCTCGTCGTCAACCCCGACTACGACGGACCGCGCACGCCGGCCAACGGCGGCCTGAACATCGTCTTCTACGCCTCGCAGGACTCGGCGTACAACGACCTGCTCGGGGGCCAGCTCGACGTGCTCGACGCCATCCCGGACTCCGCGTTCGCGACCTTCGAGTCCGACCTCGGCGACCGTGCGGTGAACCAGCCGGCGGCCATCTTCCAGTCCTTCACCATCCCGGAGCGCCTCGAGCACTTCAGCGGTGAAGAGGGCAACCTGCGTCGCCAGGCGCTGTCGATGGCGATCAACCGCCAGGAGATCACCGACGTGATCTTCCAGGGCACCCGCACCCCGGCCAGCGACTTCACCTCGCCGGTCATCGACGGCTGGTCCGACTCGCTCAAGGGCAGCGAGGTCCTCGACTTCAACGCCGAGAAGGCCAAGGAGCTGTGGGCCGAGGCTGACGCGATCAGCCCGTGGAGCGGCACCTTCCAGATCGGCTACAACGCCGACGGTGGCCACCAGGCCTGGGTCGATGCGACCGTGAACTCCATCAAGAACACGCTCGGCATCGACGCATCCGGCGCACCGTACCCGACCTTCGCCGAGCTTCGCGGCAAGGTCACCGACCGCACCATCCAGACGGCGTTCCGCACCGGCTGGCAGGCGGACTACCCGGGTCTGTACAACTTCCTGGGACCGCTGTACGCGACCAACGCCGGCTCGAACGACGGCGACTACTCGAACCCCGAGTTCGACAAGCTGATCGCGGAAGGCATCTCGGAGACCGACCCTGAGGCGGCGAACGCGCTGTTCCAGCAGGCGCAGGAGGTTCTGCTGCAGGACCTGCCCGTGATCCCGCTGTGGTACTCGAACGTCGTCGGCGGCTACGGCGAGTCGGTGAGCAACGTCGAGTTCGGCTGGAACTCGGTCCCGCTGTTCCACCAGATCGAGAAGACGGCGGAGTAA